The following coding sequences are from one Ornithodoros turicata isolate Travis chromosome 1, ASM3712646v1, whole genome shotgun sequence window:
- the LOC135391606 gene encoding uncharacterized protein LOC135391606, which produces MNIESFMQAFRRFISRRSVPSKIYFDNFSTFKRASRFLRDISSIINGEPFERYCDNHNITWHLIAERAAWWGGFWERLVRTVKDSLPKALGRSSLTLESLITILIEVEAIVNSRPLTYMSDDSRHFSALSPSHFLVGKRLTALPQVDHDQDDPEETHSTLLERNCKREEMLAQLWTRWSREYISELHSGNRPQYRAVVPFRTGELVLVPSRFQSRLLWALGRFIETYPGGVGVIRVCKIQLPDEAVIRRPVQLLNKLEL; this is translated from the coding sequence ATGAATATTGAGAGTTTCATGCAGGCCTTCAGAAGATTCATCTCTCGCAGGTCTGTGCCATCCAAGATATATTTCGACAACTTCAGCACCTTTAAGCGGGCCTCCCGTTTCCTACGAGATATCTCTAGTATCATCAATGGCGAACCTTTCGAGCGATATTGTGACAACCACAACATCACCTGGCATTTAATTGCTGAGCGCGCCGCCTGGTGGGGAGGATTTTGGGAGAGACTCGTCAGGACTGTGAAAGACTCCCTCCCGAAAGCTCTCGGACGCAGCAGCCTCACTTTGGAAAGCCTGATAACCATCTTGATCGAGGTAGAGGCTATCGTTAACTCAAGACCGCTGACTTACATGTCAGACGATTCCAGACACTTCTCTGCACTCTCTCCGTCTCACTTTCTTGTGGGGAAGCGGCTGACTGCCTTACCGCAAGTTGATCATGACCAAGACGATCCGGAAGAGACACACTCGACTTTACTCGAGAGGAACTGCAAGCGAGAAGAGATGCTCGCACAGCTTTGGACTCGGTGGAGCCGGGAATACATCTCCGAGCTACATAGCGGCAATCGTCCCCAGTACAGGGCAGTCGTTCCGTTTCGAACAGGGGAGCTAGTGCTTGTACCTTCAAGGTTTCAATCAAGGCTTCTTTGGGCTCTAGGCCGGTTTATTGAAACCTATCCCGGTGGCGTCGGGGTGATCCGCGTTTGTAAGATACAGCTTCCTGATGAAGCTGTCATTCGTAGGCCAGTTCAGCTGCTGAACAAGCTGGAACTCTAG
- the LOC135391621 gene encoding uncharacterized protein LOC135391621: MRVHVTHIQTDDISISKDLQKFWDLEHLGIKQINELSSLDILSDNPVLQRFRETTCLTDKRYVVRLPWKGELTNLGSNRDLARRRLDALTRTLRSDPDLLEEYDRTIRQYLKDNHAERVPIEYECSNSCRVYYRPRHAVIRRDRETTKVRIVFDFSSKAPGLESLNDLSDPGPNLNPDIYSTPPSTQGELPPVEAWLVTRVPFESSSPFLLCATIYHHLQLQESAFPSTIERLKERFYVDDLLTGACDLYEATRVFEETLQIFDAASMPVRKALFKARRPSSANLRGRRCHQNSDYRQSARRHLEHH, translated from the exons ATGCGAGTTCATGTGACCCACATTCAGACTGACGACATCAGCATTTCAAAAGATCTCCAGAAGTTCTGGGATCTGGAACACCTCGGCATAAAGCAAATAAATGAGCTATCATCTCTAGACATATTGTCGGATAACCCGGTCTTGCAGCGCTTTCGTGAGACTACATGCTTGACTGACAAACGATATGTTGTGCGCCTGCCTTGGAAGGGAGAGCTTACAAACCTGGGCAGCAACAGAGATCTGGCTCGACGTCGTCTGGATGCACTTACCCGCACTCTTCGCAGCGACCCAGACCTGCTGGAAGAATACGACCGGACTATTCGCCAATATCTTAAAGACAATCACGCCGAAAGAGTTCCCATTGAATATGAATGTTCAAACTCCTGCCGAGTTTATTACAGGCCTCGCCATGCAGTAATTAGGAGAGACCGTGAAACAACGAAAGTTCGTATCGTCTTCGATTTCAGTTCTAAAGCTCCTGGGTTAGAATCTCTGAATGACCTTTCGGACCCTGGACCCAACCTCAATCCTGATATT TACAGCACTCCACCCTCTACACAAGGAGAGCTACCACCTGTGGAAGCATGGCTCGTGACTCGTGTGCCCTTCGAAAGTTCGAGCCCTTTCTTGCTGTGTGCCACTATTTATCATCATCTACAGCTGCAGGAGTCTGCCTTCCCGTCGACGATAGAAAGACTGAAAGAGCGATTTTATGTGGACGACCTTCTCACCGGTGCATGTGATCTTTACGAGGCCACTCGCGTGTTTGAAGAGACACTTCAAATCTTCGATGCTGCCAGCATGCCTGTCCGCAAGGCCCTCTTCAAGGCCCGCAGGCCCTCTTCAGCAAATCTTCGTGGAAGGAGGTGTCACCAGAACAGCGACTACCGTCAAAGTGCTAGGCGTCACTTGGAACACCATTGA